In the genome of Xanthobacteraceae bacterium, one region contains:
- a CDS encoding MCE family protein: METRANYVTIGIFTLAVIVGIFAFVWWFQRLGTGEEQVEYEIYFESPVSGLRQGAVVNFNGIRVGDVKNLGLVFNDPQAVIAIIQVRKSTPIRTDTKVSLEYQGLTGIANIALTGGASNAPMLMEQMAEKDKGKKLPRLVAAKTTDAFTAATQLMTRLNDLVAANEMRFNEITTNLAEVSRILAQRGDMTLTEVQNAAEAIRKLADSVNNQTGPALNEYRQLASDARRAVSEIDRLIRNIERNPRQFLFNNGGTVPQYNR; encoded by the coding sequence ATGGAAACGCGCGCCAACTATGTGACGATCGGCATTTTCACGCTCGCCGTGATCGTCGGCATTTTTGCGTTCGTCTGGTGGTTCCAGCGGCTCGGCACCGGCGAAGAGCAGGTCGAGTACGAGATCTATTTCGAGAGTCCGGTTTCCGGCTTAAGGCAGGGCGCGGTCGTGAACTTCAATGGCATCCGCGTCGGCGACGTGAAGAATCTCGGCCTCGTCTTCAACGATCCGCAGGCGGTCATCGCCATCATTCAGGTGCGCAAGAGCACCCCGATCCGGACCGACACCAAGGTTTCGCTCGAATATCAGGGCCTCACCGGCATCGCGAATATCGCGCTCACGGGCGGCGCATCGAACGCGCCGATGCTGATGGAGCAGATGGCCGAGAAGGATAAGGGCAAGAAGCTGCCGCGCCTCGTCGCGGCCAAGACCACCGATGCCTTCACCGCCGCGACGCAGTTGATGACGCGCCTCAACGACTTGGTCGCCGCGAACGAAATGCGCTTCAATGAGATCACGACGAATCTCGCGGAAGTCTCGCGCATTCTGGCGCAGAGGGGCGACATGACGCTGACCGAAGTGCAGAACGCGGCCGAGGCGATCCGCAAGCTGGCGGACAGCGTGAACAACCAGACCGGGCCGGCGCTCAACGAATACCGCCAGCTGGCGTCGGATGCGCGCCGCGCAGTCAGCGAGATCGACCGCCTGATCCGGAATATCGAACGGAATCCGAGGCAATTTCTCTTTAACAACGGCGGAACCGTTCCGCAGTATAATCGCTAA
- a CDS encoding NAD(P)/FAD-dependent oxidoreductase translates to MSEIVKTDAVIIGAGPVGLFAVFELGLVDIKAHVIDILDRPGGQCTELYPEKPIYDIPGLPMVTGQALVNNLLEQIKPFGPTFEYGARVETLERIDGGFRLKTDIGGTIEAKVVVIAAGGGSFESKKPPLPGIEQYENKSVFYLVRSMEAFRGKNIVIAGGGDSALDWTLNLAPLAKKLTLLHRRDAFRAAPDSVNKMKALVAEKKIDFQLGQLHALEGDNGQLRKVIARRDDNSTFDIDADVLLPFFGLTIKLGPVGTWGLKLDQERLVVDTEKFETSEPGIFAIGDINYYPGKLKLILSGFHEAALMSQAAHKIIYPEKRLVFQYTTTSSSLQKKLGV, encoded by the coding sequence ATGAGCGAAATCGTCAAAACGGATGCAGTCATCATCGGCGCCGGTCCTGTCGGTCTGTTCGCCGTATTCGAACTCGGCCTCGTCGATATCAAGGCGCATGTGATCGATATTCTCGACCGGCCCGGCGGCCAGTGTACGGAGCTGTACCCGGAGAAACCGATCTACGACATTCCGGGTCTGCCGATGGTGACGGGGCAGGCCCTCGTCAACAACCTGCTGGAGCAGATCAAGCCGTTCGGCCCGACCTTCGAATATGGTGCGCGCGTGGAAACGCTTGAGCGCATCGATGGCGGCTTCCGCCTGAAGACCGATATCGGCGGCACCATCGAAGCAAAGGTCGTGGTGATCGCAGCGGGCGGCGGTTCGTTCGAATCGAAGAAGCCACCGCTGCCAGGCATCGAGCAGTACGAAAACAAATCCGTGTTCTATCTCGTGCGCTCGATGGAAGCGTTCCGCGGCAAGAACATCGTGATCGCAGGCGGCGGCGACTCCGCGCTCGACTGGACGCTCAATCTCGCGCCGCTTGCGAAGAAGCTGACGCTGCTGCACCGGCGCGATGCGTTCCGCGCCGCGCCCGACAGCGTCAACAAGATGAAGGCGCTGGTCGCGGAGAAGAAGATCGATTTTCAGCTCGGCCAGTTGCACGCACTGGAAGGCGATAACGGCCAGCTCCGCAAAGTGATCGCGCGGCGCGACGACAACTCCACCTTCGACATCGACGCCGACGTGCTGTTGCCGTTCTTCGGGTTGACGATCAAGCTCGGCCCGGTCGGCACCTGGGGACTAAAGCTCGATCAGGAGCGCCTCGTGGTCGATACCGAGAAATTCGAAACCAGCGAGCCGGGCATCTTCGCCATCGGCGACATCAACTATTATCCCGGCAAGCTGAAGCTCATTTTGTCAGGCTTCCACGAGGCCGCGTTGATGTCGCAGGCCGCGCACAAGATCATTTACCCGGAGAAGCGTCTCGTGTTCCAATACACGACGACCAGTTCGAGCCTGCAAAAGAAGCTCGGGGTCTAA
- a CDS encoding membrane integrity-associated transporter subunit PqiC: MGLVRLFKSVRDNAARIALCVSLGFALGGCSGGVVGSLVGTGNNPTPTFDLTAPRNFGRLPPRARGLLAVDQPTALQILDTEKIVVAPQPGEVAYLPDAQWLDRLPKLLQARIVQAFENSTRIRAVARTQDRVNADYLLVIDIRQFGLRAYEDNTAIVEMSVKIVYNRGGRIAAGTVFGAKVKANSTSGSDVTLALDQALSQVIVEMVKWTSRRI; this comes from the coding sequence ATGGGGCTGGTGCGTTTGTTCAAGTCGGTTCGAGATAACGCTGCGCGGATCGCGCTCTGCGTCTCGCTGGGGTTCGCCCTCGGCGGGTGCAGTGGCGGCGTCGTGGGCAGTCTGGTCGGCACCGGCAACAACCCGACGCCGACCTTCGACCTGACCGCCCCGCGCAACTTCGGGCGGCTGCCGCCGCGTGCGCGCGGCCTGCTGGCGGTCGATCAGCCGACCGCGCTGCAAATCCTCGACACCGAAAAGATCGTGGTCGCGCCGCAGCCGGGCGAGGTCGCCTATCTGCCCGACGCGCAATGGCTCGACCGGCTGCCGAAACTCTTGCAGGCGCGCATCGTGCAGGCCTTCGAGAACTCGACCCGCATCCGCGCCGTCGCCCGCACGCAAGATCGCGTGAACGCTGACTATCTGCTCGTCATCGACATCCGCCAGTTCGGACTGAGGGCGTATGAAGACAACACCGCCATCGTCGAGATGTCGGTGAAGATCGTCTACAACCGCGGCGGCCGCATCGCCGCAGGTACCGTGTTCGGCGCCAAGGTGAAGGCGAATAGCACAAGCGGTTCCGACGTGACGCTGGCGCTCGATCAGGCGTTGTCGCAGGTGATCGTTGAAATGGTGAAGTGGACTTCGCGGCGGATTTAA
- a CDS encoding ABC transporter ATP-binding protein, whose product MQNRNVKAGREAVIRVRDVHVSFGDNPILKGLDLDVYRGEILGFVGASGGGKSVLMRTIIGLVQKQSGMIEVFGQDLDAISEEQRQAIERRWGVLFQHGALFSSLTVRQNVQFPLREYLKLSDRLMDEIAVAKLEMVGLPASVVDKYPSQLSGGMIKRAALARALVLDPEIVFLDEPTSGLDPISAGDFDELIAALQQTLGLTVYMVTHDLDSLHTVCNRVAALADGKIIAEGPIEAMLASDHPWLKSYFHGKRASSRMNGKKG is encoded by the coding sequence ATGCAGAATCGCAACGTGAAGGCGGGCCGCGAGGCGGTGATCCGCGTGCGCGACGTGCATGTGTCGTTCGGCGACAATCCGATACTGAAGGGTCTCGATCTCGACGTATACCGCGGCGAAATTCTCGGCTTCGTCGGTGCGTCGGGCGGCGGCAAGTCCGTGCTGATGCGCACCATTATCGGTCTCGTCCAGAAGCAGTCCGGCATGATCGAGGTGTTCGGGCAGGACCTCGACGCGATCAGCGAGGAGCAGCGTCAGGCCATCGAACGGCGCTGGGGCGTGCTGTTCCAGCATGGCGCGCTATTTTCCTCGCTGACGGTGCGCCAGAATGTCCAGTTCCCGCTGCGCGAATACCTGAAGCTGTCCGACCGGCTGATGGACGAAATCGCGGTCGCCAAGCTGGAAATGGTGGGCCTCCCGGCCTCGGTCGTGGACAAGTACCCGTCCCAGCTTTCCGGCGGCATGATCAAGCGCGCGGCGCTAGCCCGCGCCCTCGTGCTGGACCCCGAAATCGTGTTTCTGGACGAGCCGACTTCAGGCTTGGACCCCATTTCCGCGGGCGATTTCGACGAACTGATCGCCGCGCTCCAGCAGACTTTGGGGCTGACCGTTTACATGGTAACCCACGACCTCGACAGCCTTCATACGGTCTGTAATCGGGTCGCGGCTCTGGCCGACGGGAAGATTATTGCCGAAGGCCCCATTGAGGCCATGCTTGCATCGGACCACCCCTGGTTGAAGTCCTATTTCCACGGGAAACGGGCATCCAGCCGCATGAACGGCAAGAAGGGCTAG
- a CDS encoding alpha/beta hydrolase translates to MATFVVAHGAWSAGWAWKKMHPLMRAKGHELLTPTYTGIGDRAHLASSSIGLETHVQDMLMFLRVEDVRDAILIGHSYGGMVATGVADLASDRIAQLVYLDAFVPQHGKCVFDYTPPEHRKRMEDNAVEGWKIPPNPLPPDTSPRDVDWIMPRRVHQPLACFQEPLLLENGEPQMPRTYIYAARSGPGDTFRQFAERARAEGWNYVEMDASHSPHITAPEALTEVLDKIARG, encoded by the coding sequence ATGGCCACTTTCGTCGTCGCGCATGGCGCCTGGTCCGCGGGCTGGGCGTGGAAGAAGATGCATCCGCTCATGCGCGCGAAGGGCCATGAATTGCTGACGCCGACCTACACCGGGATCGGCGACCGCGCGCATCTCGCCAGTTCCTCGATCGGGCTGGAGACGCATGTGCAGGACATGCTGATGTTTTTGCGTGTCGAAGACGTGCGCGACGCCATCCTGATCGGCCATTCCTACGGCGGCATGGTTGCGACCGGCGTTGCCGATCTCGCGTCCGATCGCATTGCGCAGCTTGTCTATCTCGATGCGTTCGTGCCGCAGCACGGCAAATGCGTGTTCGACTACACGCCGCCGGAGCATCGTAAACGCATGGAAGACAATGCGGTGGAGGGCTGGAAGATTCCGCCGAACCCACTGCCGCCGGATACTTCGCCGCGCGACGTGGACTGGATCATGCCGCGGCGCGTGCATCAGCCGCTGGCATGTTTTCAGGAACCGCTGCTGCTGGAGAACGGCGAGCCGCAGATGCCGCGCACCTATATCTACGCGGCGCGTTCAGGCCCCGGCGATACGTTCCGCCAATTCGCGGAACGCGCGCGCGCGGAAGGCTGGAATTATGTCGAGATGGACGCCAGCCATTCGCCGCACATCACCGCGCCGGAAGCGCTGACCGAAGTGCTGGACAAGATCGCGCGCGGCTAA
- a CDS encoding AraC family transcriptional regulator: MTKPETRLDYGRRIARVADHIAENLDGDLSVERLAEVAFFSPFHFHRIYREATGETLADTVRRLRLHRAATELTRENTSLERIAKRAGYGTLAAFSRAFASDYGVPPGTYRMRGQLLPPSPKRPHAQAMPYRVEIAPFAGARLAAIAHRGDYQKINNSFARLQIWFAARDLPFTRSFGIYFDDPESVAEKDLRAEAGLETTGEIPQSGAVRERRIPAMHCASVLHTGPYAELERAYRALFRDWLPGSGFEAGDFPCFEEYLDDPRDTPPPKLRTRVHLPLKGDL, encoded by the coding sequence ATGACAAAACCCGAAACCCGCCTCGATTATGGCCGCCGCATTGCCCGTGTGGCCGACCACATCGCCGAAAACCTCGACGGCGACCTTTCCGTCGAGCGGCTCGCGGAAGTGGCATTCTTCTCGCCGTTTCACTTTCATCGCATCTATCGCGAGGCGACCGGAGAAACGCTGGCCGATACCGTGCGGCGTCTTCGCCTGCACCGTGCGGCGACCGAGCTGACGCGGGAAAATACTTCGCTCGAACGAATCGCGAAGCGCGCGGGCTATGGCACGCTCGCCGCCTTCTCCCGTGCTTTCGCGTCCGACTATGGCGTACCGCCGGGCACCTATCGTATGCGGGGCCAGTTGCTGCCGCCTTCGCCGAAGCGCCCGCATGCACAGGCCATGCCTTATCGGGTCGAGATAGCGCCCTTCGCCGGCGCGCGGCTTGCCGCCATCGCTCATCGCGGCGATTACCAGAAGATCAACAACAGCTTCGCCAGGCTGCAAATCTGGTTCGCCGCGCGTGATCTTCCTTTCACGCGTTCGTTCGGAATCTATTTCGACGATCCCGAAAGCGTCGCGGAGAAAGATTTGCGCGCGGAGGCGGGACTCGAAACCACTGGCGAAATTCCGCAAAGCGGTGCGGTGCGCGAACGCAGGATTCCCGCGATGCACTGCGCAAGCGTGCTGCATACCGGCCCTTATGCCGAACTCGAACGCGCATACCGCGCCCTGTTCCGCGACTGGCTTCCCGGCAGCGGCTTTGAAGCCGGGGATTTCCCCTGCTTCGAGGAATATCTCGACGACCCGCGCGACACGCCACCGCCGAAACTGCGGACGCGCGTTCATCTCCCGCTGAAAGGTGACCTATGA
- a CDS encoding type VI secretion protein ImpB, which yields MGRFSYLTIDFNSYFASVEQQMNPRLRGRPVAVVPIANTDKTCAIAASYEAKAFGVKTGTRIWEAKELCPDLICVPARHDLYVDVHEKLKEQVENNAPIMKTGSIDEFICKLIGDECAPENAKKIARSMKASIRDNVGQCLTSSIGIAPTKLLSKIASDMQKPDGLTLIEKHDLPHVLHDLKLTDLPGIANGMEARLHRGGVRDIASLLALEPKEARHIWGSVGGERYWYELQGFDIPDTGHGRRTIGHSRVLSPDMRPPGRARVVSRALLMKAATRLRRYGLAAGALGLSARRAHQPSLVAEMTFSATQDSFTLLRTLDDLWRQFPRSREPFKKVSIWVSRLTPVETRPRDLFIETRPDGLTRQEILWRSVDKLVARYGRETVTLASQKDLGLQYLGAKIAFTRVPEAQEFRE from the coding sequence ATGGGCCGTTTCAGCTACCTCACCATCGACTTCAACTCGTATTTCGCGAGCGTCGAGCAGCAGATGAATCCGAGGCTGCGCGGCCGCCCGGTCGCGGTCGTCCCGATCGCGAACACCGACAAGACCTGCGCCATCGCCGCGAGCTACGAAGCCAAAGCCTTCGGCGTGAAAACCGGCACGCGCATCTGGGAGGCGAAAGAGCTTTGCCCCGACCTGATCTGCGTACCCGCGCGCCACGATCTCTATGTCGATGTGCACGAGAAACTCAAAGAGCAGGTCGAGAACAACGCGCCGATCATGAAGACCGGCTCCATCGACGAATTCATCTGCAAGCTGATCGGCGACGAATGCGCGCCGGAGAACGCGAAGAAAATCGCGCGCAGCATGAAAGCGAGCATCCGCGACAATGTCGGCCAGTGCCTCACCTCCTCCATCGGCATCGCGCCGACCAAGCTGCTCTCCAAAATCGCATCCGACATGCAGAAGCCCGACGGCCTCACGCTGATCGAAAAGCATGACCTGCCGCATGTCCTGCACGACCTGAAGCTCACCGACCTTCCCGGCATCGCGAACGGCATGGAGGCGCGCCTGCATCGCGGCGGCGTGCGCGACATCGCTTCGCTGCTCGCGCTGGAGCCAAAAGAAGCGCGGCACATCTGGGGATCGGTCGGCGGCGAACGCTACTGGTACGAATTGCAAGGCTTCGACATTCCCGATACCGGGCACGGCCGCCGCACCATCGGCCACTCGCGCGTACTCTCGCCCGACATGCGCCCGCCCGGCCGCGCCCGCGTCGTCAGCCGCGCGCTGCTGATGAAGGCGGCGACGAGGCTTCGCCGCTACGGCCTTGCCGCGGGCGCGCTCGGCCTCTCCGCAAGGCGCGCGCACCAGCCGAGCCTGGTTGCGGAGATGACCTTCTCCGCCACGCAGGATTCCTTCACGTTGCTGCGCACGCTCGACGATCTCTGGCGGCAGTTTCCGCGCTCGCGCGAGCCGTTCAAGAAAGTCTCGATCTGGGTTTCGCGTTTAACGCCGGTCGAGACGCGCCCGCGCGACCTTTTCATCGAGACGCGGCCGGACGGCCTCACCCGGCAGGAAATTCTCTGGCGTTCGGTGGACAAGCTGGTTGCGCGCTATGGCCGCGAAACGGTGACGCTGGCCTCGCAGAAAGACCTCGGCCTGCAATATCTCGGCGCGAAGATTGCGTTCACGCGCGTGCCGGAAGCGCAGGAATTCCGGGAGTAG
- a CDS encoding tetratricopeptide repeat protein encodes MKRTVIAVALFIASAFTPALSQTTPDCRSLILDPATVKKGIEVCTGVIESGRFSGADLADVLVIRGHGYNETGDFDKAIADFDKALTLNPKSAFAFINRGKSYLQKVEIDRALADFEESLRLDPNLPDTYLHRGAALETKGELVRALADYDRVIQLDPAYAKAWQQRARYHARKKDYDRAIADYTEVIRLSGSHAEAYYERGVAHSERKNFNPALEDLSKAIELAPAEPAYWNSRCWLRAINNRELEEALKDCDRALELKPDYVPALDSRALLKVLLGRFDQAIADYDAVLKIEPKIPASLFGRGIARLRKGDTAGGNADIEAAKAIDPGIAEEFVGYGVKP; translated from the coding sequence ATGAAACGAACCGTTATTGCCGTAGCGCTCTTTATTGCATCTGCCTTTACTCCCGCGCTCTCCCAAACGACCCCGGACTGCCGCAGCCTGATCCTCGATCCGGCGACCGTGAAAAAAGGCATCGAGGTCTGTACCGGGGTGATCGAAAGCGGCCGTTTCAGCGGCGCCGATCTGGCGGACGTGCTTGTCATTCGCGGGCACGGCTATAACGAAACCGGCGACTTCGATAAGGCGATTGCCGATTTCGACAAGGCGCTAACGCTCAATCCGAAAAGCGCGTTCGCGTTTATCAATCGCGGCAAATCCTACCTGCAAAAAGTCGAGATTGACCGTGCGCTCGCGGATTTCGAGGAATCCCTGCGGCTGGATCCGAATTTACCGGACACCTATTTGCATCGCGGCGCGGCGCTCGAAACCAAGGGCGAACTTGTGCGCGCGCTTGCAGATTACGACCGCGTCATCCAGCTTGACCCTGCCTATGCCAAGGCGTGGCAACAACGGGCGCGCTATCACGCCAGAAAGAAGGATTACGACCGCGCCATTGCAGATTATACGGAAGTGATCCGGCTGAGCGGTTCACACGCAGAAGCCTATTACGAGCGTGGCGTAGCGCACAGCGAGAGAAAGAACTTCAATCCGGCGCTGGAAGATCTGAGCAAGGCAATCGAGCTTGCTCCCGCCGAGCCGGCGTACTGGAACAGCAGGTGCTGGCTACGCGCCATCAACAATCGCGAACTGGAAGAGGCCCTGAAAGATTGCGACCGGGCGCTCGAGCTGAAACCGGACTATGTACCGGCACTCGACAGCCGCGCTTTGCTCAAGGTGCTTCTGGGCCGCTTCGACCAGGCCATCGCCGACTATGATGCAGTCCTCAAAATCGAACCAAAGATTCCGGCGTCTCTTTTTGGCCGCGGCATCGCACGACTGCGAAAAGGCGATACCGCAGGTGGGAACGCCGACATCGAGGCGGCGAAAGCAATCGATCCCGGGATTGCGGAAGAATTCGTGGGCTACGGCGTGAAGCCATAG
- a CDS encoding VOC family protein: MKIMDSYPLITVRDMAASRDFYVKHFSLGVIFEADWVAMLGDPASGKIALGLMTPDHPTNPPGPETFDGKGIIVTIQVRDAAKACAALKAKGVHIFYDLHDEPWGQRRFTLTDPSGVIVDVVQQTHPAEGYWERYMNTPQSAGI, from the coding sequence ATGAAAATCATGGACAGCTATCCGCTCATCACCGTGCGCGACATGGCGGCCAGCCGCGACTTCTATGTGAAACACTTCAGCCTCGGCGTTATCTTCGAAGCGGACTGGGTCGCGATGCTCGGCGATCCCGCAAGCGGCAAGATCGCGCTCGGCCTGATGACGCCGGATCACCCGACCAATCCTCCCGGACCGGAAACCTTCGACGGCAAGGGCATAATCGTAACGATTCAGGTTCGCGACGCCGCGAAAGCTTGTGCCGCGTTGAAGGCCAAGGGCGTCCACATCTTTTATGATCTGCACGACGAGCCGTGGGGTCAGCGCCGTTTCACGCTTACCGATCCTTCCGGCGTCATCGTCGATGTCGTCCAGCAGACGCATCCCGCGGAAGGCTACTGGGAGCGATACATGAACACTCCGCAAAGCGCCGGTATCTGA
- a CDS encoding 2Fe-2S iron-sulfur cluster binding domain-containing protein, with product MPTITFIEQDGTRRTVDAETGSTVMEAAIRNGIPGIEAECGGACSCATCHVYVDEAWSEKVGKPSPMEEDMLDFAFDVRPTSRLSCQIKVTDELDGLVVNTPEQQG from the coding sequence ATGCCGACAATTACTTTCATCGAACAGGACGGCACCCGCCGTACCGTGGATGCCGAAACCGGCTCGACTGTCATGGAAGCCGCGATCCGCAATGGTATTCCGGGGATCGAGGCGGAATGCGGGGGAGCATGTTCCTGCGCCACCTGTCATGTTTATGTGGACGAGGCGTGGAGCGAAAAGGTCGGCAAGCCTTCACCGATGGAAGAAGACATGCTGGACTTCGCGTTCGACGTCCGTCCGACGTCGCGGTTGTCCTGCCAGATCAAGGTCACCGACGAACTCGATGGTCTGGTCGTCAATACGCCGGAGCAGCAAGGCTAG
- a CDS encoding Hpt domain-containing protein: MENAIDREHLDAATFGDRALRSEVLRLFQAQVRILTAAIRDADGKPRMDAAHTLKGAARGIGAFALADAAEAIERGDEAALAQLETLAMQASKDAEALAS; encoded by the coding sequence ATGGAAAATGCCATCGACCGCGAACATCTCGACGCCGCCACGTTCGGCGACCGCGCGTTACGGAGCGAGGTGCTGCGGTTGTTTCAGGCGCAGGTCCGTATTCTGACGGCGGCAATACGCGATGCAGACGGCAAGCCGCGCATGGATGCCGCGCATACGCTGAAAGGTGCGGCGCGCGGCATCGGCGCGTTCGCGCTGGCGGATGCGGCGGAAGCGATCGAGCGCGGCGATGAAGCCGCGCTCGCGCAACTCGAAACGCTCGCGATGCAGGCCAGCAAAGACGCGGAAGCGCTTGCCTCCTGA